ttgagaaataaaatgaaatgaatgtcTCCAAACTGAGACTGAAAATTGATTAGTTTAACCTCATACTCGAGAAGGGGCGGAGGTAGAAGCTCAGATACTGGTTCAACTGAAATCAACAGCTTTTGCTCAAATGGTTTATTTATGTTacgaaattcattaaatatgcaTACATCTTAGATTTAGAAACAAGTAATTAGCACTAGAAATCTTCATTCTAAAATCCAGAACCCATAAACTTAAAATCCCGGCTACCCTCCTATGTACTCAAGCTGGGTAGTTACCTATATTTTCTAGTGATGCCTTTATCCATGAATCGAGTATGAAAAAAAGTGACAATACCTGATCAACCCTATCAGCTTTTAGGCATTTATTAACAGAGCTCAAAGGCGTACATTGTATTTTCCCGTTCTCCTCACCTGAATAAACATCAATGTACACCTTATCCatgaataaaaaacaaaaaacaatagtactccctccgttcacttctACTTGTCAAGCTTTGCTTCTCAAGAGTCAATTAGTACATGAATTTTGACCAACATTTATagtatttttatatagttttagaacatctaaattttaattaaaacattgaagattagtcaaattgactctcgagaGCGTACAAGTGAACTGACGCATTAATACCTACAAGCAAAAGCTAAAAACCCTaacatccataccaacaaattcaagAGCACAAAGCCATGGATTGGATTGAAAATCGTAGTCAAAATGGGACGATTTTTCAACAGCTCTCCTAACATACTCTTGAGTAGGTATCGTATTATCTCCTTGAGAAGAAGACATTGAATTATGAGATTGACGATCGTGTGTACGTTGTTGCATTGCAGCTTGTACCGCACCTGCTGGTCCGGGAATTATGCGTTGTTGTGGCGGCGATTGTAACTGATTATTATGAGAATTTTCTGACTGTGAGATTTCGAGTGTCTGAGAAGGCGGCGGAGAAGATGACGTGGaggtggagagattagggttttggtggagtCGTCGTTTACAAGGGCGGAGAAGAGAGTGGAGATCGGAATCGTCTACATCCAGTGCTTCCCATGGCTCCATTTTTTTGGAGTGTCTTCTTCTTTTGGAGGGAAAATCTGTAAAGGCTTAACGGGATGGGTTTTCTTTGAATTGGATTGGATTTTGGCCCATGGAATTGAGTCTAATTGGCCCGGTGAAGGATAGCCCAATAGGCTATGACGGTTGCAAGGGGTCACTTGCACTTTTGTctctattttgtgctggtctttaatttttgtcctcaaGCCAAATAAATTTTTCGCGGGACATAAATTTTATTCCCTCATCCTTAAAAAAACCTTATGACCCGCTAGGcatgagtttgattttgaatagcaaaaattaaataccagcccatttgaaggacaaactgtGCAATTTCTTGTATGACGGTTGCAAGTCAATCCATAAGTACGTAATTCCggttctattttattttttcaatatataaaaataatatttttcttttacttgttcattttagcaaattaagagaaaaataattatttcttaaattttactcatattttgaagtaactatttttcaaacttATTGAAGTAGTCAtaatcaaatttgaaattttgtaaGCCTGATTAATAAGGCAACTTAGTAAAATAAACACTAAGGGAGCTCAAAATGCAAATTGGATAACTAAAAAAAACGAAGGGAATGAAAAATTGACTCAACTCAATCCAAGAATACCGATGACTAGATTTGTGAAAATGACTCAACTCACATATGTTGATAATGTAAAAATATGTTTACGCCATCAGTTATAATCAGTAACATGCATATATAGCAactatttctttattttcttctgtTATGTTGCTTTCtgatttgaattttgaactACCATTGATCGGATTGGGATGCTTAATTCAACTTCATTAGAGATAAAGTAATCAATTGGCTCGTTTTCTATTGATAAAGAAAGTTACACGCGGCTGGCTATTGGTGGCAACCCCACCTAAAATTAGTCAAAACGCCAACATATTATCCAATAATGTGCAAAGTAGTGGTGGCCCTGTGCAGTATAGGTCCAACTACGTACGATAATGTGGGGCCGATTTGCTTGATTGTTTGTTAGCTGTAACACGTACTTATCAGAGAAAAATCAATTTATCAACAATAATTTCGTTTTAAATTGAATCTTTCTGAAACTGCCTTTTCCAGTTGATGAGCGTATTGTATAATTGTATCCTTCGATTTTTATTCCTTTTCTCTAaataggcgtttggacatgcgatttcatgtcatgagataaaatttcaaattatttaaaaagccatgatttagaattttcaagtcatgatttcaaaaattttaaatgtaaaacttaactcataagtttatattttgtaaaaaaagacccataatttggtagatatttttaacaattgcTCCCCCAACCATTTACTAGCCTATTAACTTCTACCAACCTTTGTTTATGTTCTATGTGTTTCCAAAGACATTACCACATTAATAAATTAGCTGGCTTTATGTTCAGTAACAATCAGCCCAACCTCTGTAAAATGAGTAACCAAATGCCCATCATTTCCTTCTATGTAGTAATATAGTATATCTATGTAGTAATATAAACTTATCCGTAAGAATTTCTGTAAAATGAGTAACCAAATGTCCATCATTTCCTTCTATGTAGTAATATAAACTTATCCATAAGAATTGGgaaattttgataaaattgtataagaattgagaaattttgatagttttcacaacttgtagAGTTTTCAgatctataagaaaaaatacaacttaagaaattcaaattgtatgtccaaacatggtttcaaatcatgattcatctcatgatttcaaattatgtCCAAACAGCTCCTAAAGTTCTTGATTGATTATCGATCATTTTCGTATTATTCTCCGATAAATTGACTACTTGACTTGTTATAGAAGAACTCATATTTTctcaacaaaaaagaagaagaaaaaaacaaaaacttctGTCTTTGTAACGGCCAACGGGAATACTTTATTTGACTTGGTGGGGAGGTTGTAAGCGAAAAGTCAATAACAATGACATAACTAAATCTAAATCCGAAGCAAATTGCAACCGGATAATACTTTACTTATACAAAGataaaatgaacataaaactaaCAACttatttggatggttgttacctattacTCTGTATATTGTATCGTGTTGTTACTTTAAGTATAAcgtttgtttttgtttttatttaaattatatttattgtCAAATTTGTTGTTAGTAAAGAAACGGTGTAATGATATGTAACGACGATTTAGTGTGATCGCATAATGACCTCTCTATTTTCTCATCttgcttttatttattatttaataattttattttatcctttaccCTTCATCTTTTTATAATAACTCTTCtcagattcttttttttttctttgtactccttcgtttcaatttatgtagaGTGGTTTGGCTTGGTGTTGAgtttaagattaaaaaaagaaattttcttgaaatttgtaATCTAAAACAAGCTATAGAATTTTTATGGCTATAGATCTACTCATTAGAGATAAAATAAAAGGTTTAAacttgttactaaatatagaaatatatcttttttttttggactgcttaaaagggaaaaaaaaacgtgacataaattgaaacggagggagtaatattatAACTTTATTGTTCATATTGATGTTGCTTGACattataaaataacaaaaaatgatACAATCTATTCAAATGTTATATTTATCAAACTAATATAGTATAAtacaatatatgatatattatgaAATCATATGTTACAATCATCCGAATAAGACGTAAGGGGTCATTTGTTCACCAGAATGGGATAGATGAGGATATCCCACGGAGTTAGCTATCTCAGCTTCTATATGACAGCTAATCCTACCATTTTAATATAAAATGATTCTCGagactaattaataactataaccaaacaccgCATAAAATAAttcctatgtatatatttttattttatattttggaagaaaggggatgaaaaagaaagaattagcAAGTATGGTGAAAGGGAAAGAGACGGGGCTTAATTAAAGGAGTATCGTATCAATTACCAAAAACATCAGCAAGAGTCTGAAATGGAAAACCTTTTGGGTCTACTGAGAGTACGAGTCAAGAAAGGTGTGAATCTCGCTGTTCGTGATGTTCGTAGCAGTGATCCCTACCTCGTCCTCAAGATGGGTAAACAGGTTCGAAGTTCCATCaaattcttctctctctctctttttttttttttttttaaaactgttTCAGATTTTTTTGTCTGGTTTTTGGTTGAGTTTTTCGTGTACTACTGTGATTTTAAACATTTGCGGGTAAAATCATTTATAGGGTGGAGGAATTTTCAGTTTTCATGTAAGTAAAGTCCACATTTTAAGTCTATGAGTATTGATCACCCACTGCActggcggagccagaatttttactaagaggttcaaaatattaaaaattaaacaacgtctactatatatatatatatgaaaataattttaaccatgcATAAATAGTGTCTTTTTCCGCCGAAGGGGTTCAACCCCTCGGCCCTATGTGGCTCCGCCCCCGACCCACTGTCTGTAAtcttttttctagaatttgTGCATGAGGTTTGTAGTCAATTAACTTGACATCTGAAGGATTTATCTAAATTTTTATGTGGAAATTACGCTAAAAAGGTGTTATCTTTAGCGTTACCAGTTCATTTTTGACAATGGGCCCCGTTTTATTGGAtttaaaatcagaaaaaaagaCACCGCCcgtttttccttttcttaaccCATGCAGTTTATAATTAAATTCATAGggtttaatttttcatttttgtggAAGTTCTGATTACAATCTATGTTTGGGAGTCTTCTTATGGTAAAATCTAAGTCAAATTGATTATCTCAAGTTATTAAAGTTCTTTTCAGATGCCCTTTTGAAGTCATTACTTTCCGAATGAGGCTGGGGAAGGGGTGTTGAAATTTATCTATTTTTCGCAGTTCAATCATATTTTTAGTCTTGGCTTGTAGAAATGGATTGTAGTCTCATCGAGAAAGACATATGCTTTTAGTAGGTTTTGTCTATAATAAGGAGGCATAGAATGTGTAAGGTGTGATGTAATTCTTGTTTTCTGGAGGTTTCTGAATTTCGGCGTTCTATGTGTTGAGTCCGGAGCTATAAACCCTTTTGGCTGATGCAGATTTGTGAAGTTTATGGCATGATAAATGCTAGGTTTAGAAAGCTTGGCCATTCGGGTTTTCCAGGTTATGAAAAGTACAATGGGTGGAGTTGTTGCTCTGTTTCGACTGGGGTATAAGAAAGGTAGGAGTAGGTGATAGTTTATTGACTTTGGTGGATTGGTATGGAGAAACTTACATACCCCAGGTGTTTGCACTATTGCATTACTCAGAAAAGCTTTTGAGAATCTTTTTGGAACTTGTCCATGTATTTTATAGGATTTGGAAAGCTGCTTCAAGAAGACGATATATCTGTGACCTTGTTGCCAAATCCTTTGATTTGTTGAAGTACTATAATCTAAGGGAAGAATACTGCTCGGAGTTTACAAAAAGAGCAGCATTTTTTTTACCTGTTTCGTGTTCTAAATTAAGGTCAGAAGATAACAATGTCTGTTATACTATGTGACCTATTCAAATCCTAAAAGATAACAATGTCTGTTATACTATGTGACCTATTCAAATCCTaatgggagaaaaaaaaaactaggtgatttcttcccagtGTCCAatccttggtggacagagttacccaGCGTCTATGTTGGTGGGAGGCAGCAGAtccccgtggaattagtcgaggtgcccTCAAGCTGGCCCAGACACTACGattatcacaaaaaaaaaaaaaatctgtgaCTTGTAAATATCTGCATTCTTTGCCATAATGCATGACTCAATTGGTACTTTGAGCTTCCCAAAATAGCGGGTGATATGACAGCTATTGTCttactaacaaaagaaaaaaacatgagGACTCCAATACTTGGTTCTTCTTTTCGTTCAATGTTCTGGCTACTATGTTATTTTGTTATTAACTGCATGGAAGATGGTAAGCCGCAGATTTGGGATGTGTAGTAAATTGTGAATTCTTCCTccttatatgtatattgttAATTGCTCTCACCGAAGTTCTTgactttcatgttttacataTTGAGCGCAGAAATTCAAGACCCGAGTTATAAAGAAGGATGTTAATCCTGAGTGGAATGAAGATTTAACTCTTTCTGTTGCAGATCCCAATCTTCCTGTTAAGCTGGTATAGTTTCTTGCTTGCTGGTTATTATATGAGAGACCTATCTGTTAAGCAGAAAAAATTGATCAATATTTATGCTCCTTAATGTGCTAATGTATACACTTTCCGGTGTTTGTATTTCTTGTTTACGTATTTTTGTCTCTGTTTCCAGACTGTCTATGATCACGATATATTCAGCAAAGATGACAAAATGGGAGATGCCGAATTTGACATCAAACCATTTCTAGAGGCTGTCAAAATGAACTTAAGTGGCCTCCCAGGTGGCACCATTATTACAAGAATACCACCGTGCAGATCTAACTGTCTAGCAGAAGAGTCTAATGTGATTTGGAAAGATGGCCAGGTTGTGCAAGATATGTGCCTAAGATTGAGAAATGTGGAATGTGGAGAGGTCGAACTTCAACTTCAATGGATCGACCTTCCTGGCTCCAAGGGTTTATAGAACACAGAGTGTCTGTATATAGATGGTTTCAGTTTGGCTGCTGTCTATGAATGGGTTTGTGATCCTACAATTGATCTCTGGTTGTGATAAATGGAGCTTTTTATATAGAAGTTCGATTAAACTGCAGCAATACTGCACCAATCTGTTGTGCAAGGTTTCTAGCTTACTGAATATGTGGTTTGAatattcttttcaaattttcttgtatttcactGGAATTGCTGTAGTATATGGGAAATACTCAATATACAGGTTTGCAGATAAGTGCAAACCTTTTTATTACTTTTGTGCGCATATTATggtatttaatatttttcatgcttGCCCTTATTATCCAAGACATAATATCATCAACCATATATTCTCAATACCCGTAAACATAAATTAAGCATGTTAACTAAGAGATATGAAAGTTTTAAGGAGATCATGCCATTGCCTTAACAAATGCAGTTTTAGTTAAGAACAATGAAAGTCAACATTTGCCACAACTAAAATGGTACTCCATTCTTTTCCTCCCAATATATATGACTCTTTGTTGATTTTAAGGCgttcaatgttttttttttttttttctcttggaaAATTAGCTTTTAATCCATTATTTAGTCCTTTTCATTAACATGTATATTACGGGCAATTAGCAGGAATGCACCTTATtgagggtggtctttaatttttgtccctcaaattgatggtttttaatttttgcccttcgcttagaATACCTTAGGTTCTAAGTTCGAACCCCGGCTcaagcatgaaaaaaaaaaatctcaaggcaaggcttttggaaaagtctgccttatgcggcataactaaagttctgccggatccggcagaggttgccttataaggtagacttttagttatgccttaaggcaacctCTGTCGGAGACGGCATAGGTTGTcttataaggcagacttttagttatgccttaaggcaacctatgccggatccggcatacctTTAGTTATTCCTTAAGATAACCTATGCCGCATAAGACAGACTTTTcccaaagccttgccttgcgattttttcttttttgacggAGCGAGGATTCGAATCCAGAACCTCAGGGTATTttctaggggtgtcaatggtacaGTTCGGGTGGTCATTTTAGaaaatttataccataccaatttttcggttattttattttgtagaaccaaaattgGACTTTTTAAAACCGTCCCATCATGTCGGTTTCTCTTGGTACCGGTACGACTCggttaattttcaatttttttaaagaacatCATATTACAGTCACTAGTAAAAGTTAAGACATAGGATCATACATACTTCTATAGGATTTTGATAAAAACTCCTTAGATATTTTTACTGATTAAAAGGTTatgaatcaagaaaacatgaaagaacaaGAACAGAGATTGATCTCACTATTTTACGGCGGTGTAAAATAATGctaagcaaaaacaaaaaaatatattttagatcGCACGAGGGGaaaaaatcaatcaagatgAAACTCAAGAACTGAGACTACTAAGATTAAGTATCCAATAAGAGAATTTAAAATCATACGAGAGGAAAGGTATCTAATAGTACTTTGTAACTTTCAGATCGTTGGAATACCTTGTAGCTTACTAGTTACTGCTCGAGATGCTAGAgctaatttaatttcaataggAGTAATATAATAGGTTTCAGAGCTGGAACTTGAGGTGTTAATTATAGGGAAAATGACCTTACAATACTATTTAAAGACTCtctattacaaaacataaggatatttttccttatttacaaaacataccaacaaaattacaaagtataccAGATTTGGTTTTAATGGGATACTCAtgattttaggctttttttaaggaaaagaatCTGGTTTTAAATGTGGGCTTAATTTTAGGATAGTTACCAGAcctaattctctctctctctctctctctctctccttatATGATAGACACCATTTCCAGACCTAAAATTCATCTTCTCTCCTagaataaattttcaaaccaatattacaaAGTATTTTTTATTACCGACTtgtgtattaattgtatatagaAATTGGTTTGTATCGTTCTGAGGTATGTGTGATCATTGTGTGTTTGAAatctttatatattatataaactgtagttttcaaaaatgttgaaaactaatatatgtatgaaatgtgtatggaaTCTACTATATATCATTAGATATATGTGGTACAATGTGTAGGAAATGCGAATAAATTCGATATTAATTAGTCttaaaaatgttgaaatgatatgtgtatggaatctggtttgtatcaatcagaaaacttattatacatatatactttctcataatctatacatgctttgatcagattttataaaatttatatatactttattataatcaaaatatacatacaacttttatatatatttcatacatgaaaattataatgaatttctacagttatacatattgcatacaaaaatttatacatatctattttctggtgtatgaactttgtatggaatCTGGTTTATATcaattataaatttattatatatattttctcaaaatttatacatactttgattatATTTTAAGCAATTTAAATGTAAtctatcataatcaaaatacacatatgatttttatacatgtttcatatataaaaattataacgaatttatacagtttatacatattgcatacaaaattatacatatatgttttctgatgtatgaactttgtacatAAAAATTACCAATTAGAATGGactttttgagtaaaagttggagaaaattagagaacaatatctcttaattttgaatggggagagaaaagtggatgaaataaaaaaacaaaagttggagaaaatcagggaacaatatctcttaattttgaatggagagagaaaagtggataaaataaggaaagtaatttatttaatgtgttttatttgcttctttttaatATACCTAATTCgtatagattttgtaacaaatctattgatatattttgtaaactgaaaagtatcgtcgtgttctgtaaatataccctcttactatgtacatatatgttttttgcccTTAATT
This DNA window, taken from Lycium ferocissimum isolate CSIRO_LF1 unplaced genomic scaffold, AGI_CSIRO_Lferr_CH_V1 ctg32, whole genome shotgun sequence, encodes the following:
- the LOC132043974 gene encoding protein C2-DOMAIN ABA-RELATED 4-like; this encodes MENLLGLLRVRVKKGVNLAVRDVRSSDPYLVLKMGKQKFKTRVIKKDVNPEWNEDLTLSVADPNLPVKLTVYDHDIFSKDDKMGDAEFDIKPFLEAVKMNLSGLPGGTIITRIPPCRSNCLAEESNVIWKDGQVVQDMCLRLRNVECGEVELQLQWIDLPGSKGL